In one window of Cellulophaga sp. HaHa_2_95 DNA:
- a CDS encoding carboxypeptidase-like regulatory domain-containing protein → MIKTSLYSACFFICAASLQAQDTSSKEIAGRVSSADGDVAATHVLNISLQKAAITDIDGFFTITAGLNDTLVFSAVQFQRKELVMTKELLTSKSLYINLEPSLNALDEVVVMPFNLSGELGRDMNRIEIDPPLTAASLGLPNAFVKKMSQAERKAFSARSGGPLLNALNALTGETKRLRLISDREAKYSRTEFIRKAYHDSLYVKQLKIPADKINDFMYFCEVDSSFAALDEKDNLSIWEFMLQKSVAYRKNYDLD, encoded by the coding sequence ATGATTAAAACTAGTCTCTATAGCGCCTGCTTTTTTATCTGTGCTGCAAGTTTGCAAGCACAGGATACTAGTTCTAAAGAAATAGCAGGTAGGGTATCTAGTGCAGATGGAGACGTGGCTGCTACACATGTATTAAATATTAGTCTACAAAAAGCAGCAATTACAGATATCGATGGTTTTTTTACCATTACGGCAGGTTTAAATGATACACTAGTATTTTCGGCAGTGCAATTTCAGCGTAAAGAGCTGGTTATGACTAAAGAACTGCTGACCAGTAAATCGTTATATATTAATTTAGAGCCCTCTTTAAATGCCTTAGATGAAGTGGTTGTTATGCCCTTTAATTTAAGCGGTGAGTTGGGTAGAGATATGAATAGGATTGAAATTGACCCGCCCTTGACGGCAGCAAGTTTAGGATTGCCTAATGCTTTTGTAAAGAAAATGAGCCAAGCGGAGCGCAAAGCTTTTTCTGCAAGATCAGGAGGACCTTTACTAAATGCACTTAATGCTTTGACGGGTGAAACTAAAAGGCTGCGTCTAATTAGTGACCGCGAAGCAAAATATTCGCGTACAGAGTTTATCCGAAAAGCCTACCATGATTCTCTCTATGTAAAGCAATTGAAAATACCTGCAGATAAGATTAATGACTTTATGTATTTCTGCGAGGTAGATTCCTCATTTGCAGCACTTGATGAGAAAGATAACTTAAGTATTTGGGAGTTTATGCTACAGAAAAGCGTTGCTTACCGAAAGAACTACGATTTAGATTGA
- a CDS encoding carboxypeptidase-like regulatory domain-containing protein: MKKIILFICLLTFSIAQSFAQDQDRTFLRGKVMYRNSNVQNENVINVNTELGVITNTDGEFGINVKVGDELVFTALNYQMKRVIITPEIIANNRLVVEVNEKVTELDEVVVGPENQEAFLIVKNEEFKKYEYGIDETSRVENIAMSDQERGMQNGINFVNIFKAIKKGIKNEDGTTTEAAPRLKVSDVLRQVYDDQFFVSDLQLPQDKITQFLYYCDTRLPEQSLLKKTNEFELIDFLVNASKDFREGLDD, translated from the coding sequence ATGAAAAAAATTATACTTTTTATATGCTTACTTACTTTCTCAATAGCGCAAAGTTTTGCGCAAGACCAAGATCGTACCTTTTTGCGAGGTAAAGTAATGTATCGCAATAGTAACGTGCAAAATGAAAATGTTATAAATGTAAATACCGAATTAGGAGTAATTACGAATACGGATGGCGAATTTGGTATAAATGTTAAAGTAGGCGATGAGCTTGTTTTTACAGCATTGAATTACCAAATGAAACGCGTTATTATTACTCCTGAAATTATCGCCAATAATAGACTTGTTGTTGAGGTAAATGAAAAAGTAACAGAACTTGATGAGGTCGTAGTAGGTCCTGAAAACCAAGAAGCATTTCTTATTGTAAAGAATGAAGAGTTTAAAAAATACGAGTATGGTATAGATGAAACTTCAAGAGTAGAAAATATAGCCATGTCTGATCAAGAGCGTGGTATGCAAAATGGAATCAATTTTGTAAACATTTTTAAAGCCATCAAAAAGGGAATTAAAAATGAAGATGGTACCACTACAGAAGCTGCGCCTAGATTAAAAGTGAGTGATGTACTGCGTCAAGTGTATGATGATCAGTTCTTTGTGTCCGATTTGCAATTACCACAAGATAAAATTACGCAGTTTTTATACTATTGTGATACGCGTTTGCCAGAACAATCGCTACTTAAAAAAACCAATGAGTTTGAGCTGATTGATTTCCTAGTGAATGCAAGTAAAGATTTTCGCGAAGGACTAGATGATTAA
- the pepE gene encoding dipeptidase PepE gives MKNLLLASTSTLHGEPYLAYLLETLQDFYKKVTTVTFIPYARPGGITHDAYTALAAKAFATINKKVVGLHTYKDPLKGIQEAEAFFTGGGNTFLLVQQLHELGLMNPLKNKILTGAPYFGTSAGSNIAGVNMQTTNDMPIVYPPSFETLGLVPFNINAHYLDPDPTSTHNGETRATRIREFHCFNTTPVVGLREGSFIHIQDKNTTLKGAFKARIFEQNKAPYEGINLHF, from the coding sequence TTGAAAAATTTACTACTTGCTAGCACGTCTACGCTTCACGGAGAACCATATTTGGCTTATCTTTTAGAAACCTTACAAGACTTTTATAAAAAGGTAACCACAGTTACCTTTATTCCCTACGCTAGACCAGGAGGCATTACACATGACGCATATACGGCTTTAGCTGCAAAAGCATTTGCTACGATAAATAAAAAAGTGGTGGGCTTGCACACCTACAAAGATCCCTTGAAAGGCATCCAAGAGGCAGAGGCTTTCTTTACAGGAGGTGGCAACACCTTTCTACTCGTGCAACAATTGCATGAACTCGGATTAATGAACCCGTTGAAAAACAAAATTTTGACAGGGGCACCGTATTTTGGCACCAGTGCAGGAAGCAATATTGCGGGTGTAAATATGCAAACCACCAACGATATGCCTATTGTATATCCTCCTAGTTTTGAAACATTAGGTCTAGTACCTTTTAATATCAATGCACATTATTTAGATCCAGACCCTACCAGTACTCATAATGGCGAAACTAGAGCCACTAGAATTAGGGAATTTCATTGCTTTAATACCACTCCCGTAGTAGGATTGCGCGAAGGAAGTTTCATTCATATTCAAGACAAAAATACTACACTTAAAGGAGCGTTCAAAGCGAGAATTTTCGAACAAAATAAAGCTCCGTATGAGGGAATAAACCTACACTTTTAA